One genomic segment of Pandoraea sputorum includes these proteins:
- the sctF gene encoding type III secretion system needle filament subunit SctF — protein sequence MNVEEIHRSMSEGVRRMSDDATQAVRTQEVNDPRKMLDVQFKLQQFATGVGLHSAAIKLIKDTVMGIIAKIA from the coding sequence ATGAATGTCGAGGAAATCCATCGCAGCATGTCGGAAGGCGTGCGACGAATGTCCGACGATGCGACGCAGGCCGTGCGTACGCAGGAGGTCAACGATCCCCGTAAGATGCTCGACGTCCAGTTCAAGCTGCAGCAGTTCGCAACCGGCGTCGGCTTGCACAGTGCGGCCATCAAGCTCATCAAGGATACGGTGATGGGCATCATCGCCAAGATTGCATGA